The following are encoded together in the Sinorhizobium terangae genome:
- a CDS encoding nitrate reductase cytochrome c-type subunit, giving the protein MFGALLALLFVSSAAIAQMAPEERVPELSGPPQEMTEPGAPPIPKWVVDDVRKERNYPDQPPVIPHSIEGYQLSVNTNRCLSCHKRELTEESGAPMISVTHYMTREGQMLADVSPRRYFCTACHVPQANVKPLVGNTFKDMSELGVKPAGSE; this is encoded by the coding sequence ATGTTTGGTGCGCTGCTCGCGCTGCTGTTCGTCAGCAGCGCGGCGATCGCCCAGATGGCGCCCGAAGAAAGGGTGCCGGAACTCTCCGGTCCCCCGCAGGAGATGACCGAGCCAGGGGCGCCCCCGATACCGAAATGGGTGGTCGATGACGTTCGCAAGGAGCGCAATTATCCTGACCAGCCGCCGGTGATCCCGCACTCGATCGAGGGCTATCAGCTTTCGGTCAACACCAACCGCTGCCTCTCCTGCCACAAGCGCGAGCTTACCGAGGAGTCGGGTGCGCCGATGATCAGCGTCACCCATTATATGACGCGTGAAGGCCAGATGCTCGCGGACGTGTCGCCACGGCGCTACTTCTGCACCGCCTGCCACGTGCCGCAGGCGAACGTCAAACCGCTCGTCGGCAATACCTTCAAGGATATGAGCGAGCTGGGCGTCAAGCCCGCGGGGAGCGAGTGA
- a CDS encoding NapC/NirT family cytochrome c has translation MAWIRKLVLWAWRIVSTPAGTLSLGFLTLGGFVGGVMFWGAFNTALELTNTEAFCTSCHEMRDNVYQELTRTIHFSNRSGVRATCPDCHVPHDWTDKIARKMQASKEVWGKIFGTINTRPKFLEHRLELAQHEWARLKANDSLECRNCHSSVAMDLQKQTERAATIHTRYLLPGRATCIDCHKGIAHELPNMQGIDPGWKVPPELEGETTTSSTPIDELRQAMKELHASNF, from the coding sequence ATGGCATGGATCAGGAAACTCGTCCTTTGGGCGTGGCGCATTGTCAGCACGCCGGCGGGAACGCTGAGCCTCGGCTTCCTGACGCTCGGCGGCTTCGTCGGCGGCGTGATGTTCTGGGGTGCCTTTAACACCGCGCTCGAGCTCACCAACACCGAGGCCTTCTGCACCTCCTGCCACGAGATGCGCGACAACGTCTATCAGGAGCTGACGCGGACGATCCATTTCTCCAATCGCTCCGGCGTCAGGGCCACCTGCCCGGACTGCCACGTTCCGCATGACTGGACGGACAAGATCGCCCGCAAGATGCAGGCATCGAAGGAGGTCTGGGGCAAGATCTTCGGGACGATCAACACCCGCCCGAAATTCCTCGAGCATCGGCTGGAACTCGCCCAGCATGAATGGGCGCGGCTGAAGGCAAACGACAGTCTCGAATGCCGCAATTGCCATTCGTCGGTGGCTATGGACCTCCAGAAGCAGACGGAACGGGCGGCGACGATCCACACCCGTTATCTGCTTCCCGGCCGGGCGACCTGCATCGATTGCCACAAGGGCATCGCGCACGAGCTGCCGAACATGCAGGGCATCGATCCAGGCTGGAAGGTGCCGCCGGAACTGGAAGGCGAGACGACCACGAGTTCAACCCCGATCGACGAACTGCGGCAGGCGATGAAGGAGCTGCACGCGAGCAACTTCTAA
- a CDS encoding YbaN family protein, whose amino-acid sequence MNLPLRILCLCLGWLMVGFAIAGVFLPLLPTTPFLLLAAGLFARASPRLERWLVEHPVFGPSLRLWREKGAIAAKAKFTAVALIAASFGLFCLFSNPDAMLAAIVAAVMALPAAFILTRPSN is encoded by the coding sequence ATGAACCTTCCGTTGCGTATCCTTTGTTTGTGCCTTGGCTGGCTGATGGTCGGGTTCGCCATCGCCGGCGTGTTCCTGCCGCTATTGCCCACCACACCTTTCCTGCTCCTGGCGGCCGGCCTGTTCGCCCGGGCGTCTCCCCGGCTTGAGCGCTGGCTCGTCGAGCATCCCGTTTTCGGTCCTTCACTGCGCCTCTGGCGGGAAAAGGGTGCGATCGCGGCGAAGGCGAAGTTCACCGCCGTCGCCCTGATCGCCGCAAGCTTCGGTCTCTTCTGTCTTTTCAGCAATCCGGACGCGATGCTTGCGGCCATCGTCGCGGCCGTGATGGCACTCCCCGCCGCCTTCATTCTGACGCGCCCAAGCAATTGA
- the ubiV gene encoding ubiquinone anaerobic biosynthesis protein UbiV yields the protein MMTGATLPSLSLGPVLYLWDGPKWRDFYFRIADEAPVTHVVIGETVCSKRLHFIEPHVGEVVERLERAGKSVSLASLALVTLERESQIVRALVRDSAHPVEANDLSALGLLAGKPHSVGPLINVYNGATARLLASRGATSICLPPELPMTSVREIVRDAPGVAFEIFAFGRVPLAISARCAHARSKGLVKDNCQFICGDDPDGLVVETLDRQPFLALNGVQTVSHTCQALIQELPELAAAGISRIRLSPQDCDMVAVARTFDDAIAGRSAPADAIAGLQAAYPAASLANGFHYAQQGAAWIAGHAST from the coding sequence ATCATGACTGGCGCAACGCTTCCAAGCCTTAGCCTCGGCCCCGTCCTCTACTTGTGGGACGGACCCAAATGGCGCGATTTCTATTTCCGCATCGCCGACGAAGCGCCGGTCACGCATGTCGTCATCGGAGAGACCGTCTGCTCGAAACGGCTGCATTTCATCGAGCCGCATGTCGGCGAAGTGGTCGAGCGGCTGGAGCGCGCGGGCAAGAGCGTCAGCCTCGCCTCGCTGGCGCTCGTCACGCTCGAACGCGAAAGCCAGATCGTGCGCGCTCTGGTGCGCGACAGCGCCCACCCGGTCGAAGCCAATGACCTGTCGGCGCTCGGACTGCTGGCCGGCAAGCCGCACTCCGTCGGCCCGTTGATCAACGTCTATAATGGCGCCACAGCGCGGCTGCTCGCTTCGCGCGGTGCGACGAGCATATGCCTGCCGCCCGAACTGCCCATGACATCCGTGCGCGAGATCGTTCGCGATGCGCCCGGCGTGGCCTTCGAGATATTCGCCTTCGGGCGGGTGCCGCTCGCGATCTCCGCCCGCTGTGCGCACGCCCGGTCCAAGGGGCTGGTCAAGGACAATTGTCAGTTCATCTGCGGCGACGACCCGGATGGTCTGGTCGTCGAAACGCTCGACCGGCAGCCCTTTCTTGCCCTGAATGGCGTGCAGACCGTGTCGCACACATGCCAGGCACTGATCCAGGAGCTGCCGGAATTAGCGGCCGCCGGCATTTCGCGGATCCGGCTTTCGCCGCAGGACTGCGACATGGTTGCCGTTGCACGAACCTTTGACGACGCGATCGCCGGCAGGTCCGCACCGGCCGATGCCATCGCCGGTCTTCAAGCCGCCTATCCCGCCGCAAGCCTTGCCAACGGCTTCCATTACGCCCAGCAAGGCGCCGCCTGGATTGCTGGCCACGCATCAACCTAG